Proteins encoded together in one Maribacter dokdonensis DSW-8 window:
- a CDS encoding DUF3467 domain-containing protein has protein sequence MSEHKNPNQKQINIELDEKMAEGIYSNLAIINHSVSEFVVDFISMMPGAPKAKVKSRIILTPQHAKKFLKALNDNVQRFEKAHGTIKDYEQPSIPINFGPTGEA, from the coding sequence ATGAGTGAACATAAGAACCCAAATCAAAAGCAGATAAATATTGAGTTGGACGAAAAAATGGCAGAAGGTATATACTCTAATCTAGCTATTATTAATCATTCAGTTTCTGAATTTGTGGTTGATTTTATTAGTATGATGCCAGGAGCTCCAAAGGCAAAAGTTAAAAGTAGGATTATTTTGACTCCTCAACATGCTAAAAAGTTTTTAAAAGCTTTAAACGATAATGTGCAACGTTTTGAGAAAGCACACGGAACAATAAAGGATTATGAGCAACCTTCAATACCAATTAATTTTGGTCCTACAGGAGAAGCATAA
- a CDS encoding peptide chain release factor 3, which translates to MTFKQEIERRRTFGIISHPDAGKTTLTEKLLLFGGAIQEAGAVKNNKIKKSATSDFMEIERQRGISVATSVLAFNYKNKKINILDTPGHKDFAEDTFRTLTAVDSVIVVIDVAKGVEEQTVKLVEVCRMRKIPMLVFINKLDREGQDAFDLLDELEQKLGLSVTPLSFPIGMGYDFKGIYNIFEKNINLFSGDSKKNIEETIAFDDVTNPELDKIIGSNAASELRDNLELVWGVYPKFNKELYLKGDQQPVFFGSALNNFGVRELLDCFIQIAPTPRSKNAEERLVEANEKAMTGFVFKIHANMDPKHRDRLAFIKIVSGTFERNKPYLHVRHGKNLKFSSPNAFFAEKKEIVDISYPGDIVGLHDTGNFKIGDTLTEGETLHYKGIPSFSPEHFRYINNADPLKSKQLNKGIDQLMDEGVAQLFTLEMNGRKVIGTVGALQFEVIQYRLEHEYGAKCSYENFNVYKACWVGTENRKSDEFKEFERVKQKFLAKDKRGQLVFLADSQFSLQMTQQKYPSVKLHFTSEFE; encoded by the coding sequence ATGACCTTCAAACAAGAAATAGAACGAAGAAGAACCTTTGGTATCATTTCCCACCCCGATGCTGGTAAAACTACACTTACTGAAAAACTATTACTTTTTGGAGGTGCCATTCAAGAAGCGGGTGCCGTAAAAAACAATAAAATAAAAAAATCCGCGACCAGTGATTTCATGGAAATTGAAAGACAAAGAGGTATTTCTGTCGCAACCTCTGTTCTAGCCTTTAACTACAAGAACAAGAAAATTAACATTTTAGATACCCCAGGACACAAAGATTTTGCCGAAGATACTTTTAGAACCCTTACCGCTGTAGATAGTGTCATAGTTGTAATTGATGTTGCTAAAGGTGTAGAGGAACAAACGGTCAAACTAGTAGAAGTTTGTCGTATGCGAAAAATTCCAATGCTCGTATTCATCAATAAATTGGACAGAGAAGGTCAAGATGCTTTTGATTTATTGGATGAATTAGAACAAAAGCTTGGACTTTCCGTTACCCCGTTAAGTTTTCCTATTGGAATGGGCTATGATTTTAAAGGTATTTACAACATTTTTGAAAAGAATATTAATCTTTTTAGTGGGGATAGTAAAAAGAATATTGAAGAAACGATTGCTTTTGATGACGTTACCAATCCTGAACTGGACAAAATTATAGGAAGCAATGCCGCATCGGAATTAAGGGATAATCTTGAATTGGTATGGGGTGTGTATCCAAAATTCAACAAAGAACTATACCTAAAAGGTGACCAACAGCCAGTTTTCTTTGGATCCGCCCTTAATAATTTTGGAGTTCGGGAATTATTAGATTGTTTTATCCAAATTGCCCCTACACCACGTTCTAAAAATGCTGAAGAACGTTTGGTAGAAGCTAACGAAAAAGCTATGACCGGGTTCGTATTTAAAATACATGCAAACATGGATCCTAAACATAGAGACCGACTTGCATTTATTAAAATTGTATCGGGTACATTTGAAAGAAATAAACCTTACTTACATGTAAGACATGGTAAAAATTTAAAATTTTCAAGTCCTAATGCCTTTTTTGCAGAAAAAAAGGAAATAGTTGATATTTCTTATCCCGGTGATATTGTAGGTCTTCATGATACGGGTAATTTTAAAATTGGTGATACGTTAACCGAAGGCGAAACCTTACATTATAAAGGCATACCTAGTTTTTCACCAGAACATTTTAGATATATCAATAATGCTGATCCATTAAAATCTAAACAGCTAAATAAAGGAATAGACCAATTAATGGATGAGGGTGTCGCACAATTATTTACTTTAGAAATGAATGGCAGAAAAGTTATAGGTACCGTGGGTGCATTACAGTTTGAAGTTATCCAATACCGATTGGAACATGAATATGGTGCCAAATGTAGCTATGAAAATTTCAATGTATATAAGGCATGTTGGGTAGGAACCGAAAACAGAAAATCAGATGAATTCAAGGAATTTGAACGAGTTAAGCAAAAATTCCTTGCAAAGGACAAGAGAGGTCAATTGGTATTTTTAGCAGATTCTCAATTCTCCCTTCAAATGACCCAGCAAAAATATCCATCAGTAAAACTACATTTTACTTCAGAATTTGAATAA